A window of the Lactuca sativa cultivar Salinas chromosome 5, Lsat_Salinas_v11, whole genome shotgun sequence genome harbors these coding sequences:
- the LOC111918636 gene encoding uncharacterized protein LOC111918636 translates to MSGRPNRGRPQNETPDVAQVVAQQLMEAIPNIVTQVTAGLNANQGGSGGNRGNNERECNYKSFMACQPKEFHGKEGTVGLLKWIDSMESILHISKCLERKKVEYATCLLQDRALTWWNTLVQTRGRAAAYQLSWEDLKKLLIEEYCPKDELQKLESEFWNHSMVGTQIEKYTVRFHELAKLVPHMVTPEEKWIDRYIWGLAPEIRGMVTSTNPTTIQSAVSLANRLTNDVIRMGAPTKENSSSKRKPADQGEKKYGGKSGRKQKASRNFMVRAQEQEPVKTQEQEVMEVQERKQYLGPLPKCNKCNFHHKGACPVCQNCKQTGHYSKYCKLNKDGKRACYECGSTDHLRRACPKLNKAPGNNGQGQARKNFQGNQGGRTRGVAFVIGAEEARQNPEVITGTFILNNHFA, encoded by the coding sequence ATGTCAGGAAGGCCTAATCGTGGGCGCCCACAGAACGAAACACCCGATGTTGCTCAAGTTGTTGCACAACAACTCATGGAAGCAATCCCAAACATTGTTACTCAAGTAACTGCGGGGCTTAATGCTAACCAAGGAGGTAGTGGAGGAAAccggggaaacaatgaaagagaatGCAACTACAAGTCCTTTATGGCTTGTCAACCTAAGGAGTTCCACGGAAAGGAAGGTACGGTCGGGTTGCTGAAATGGATTGACAGCATGGAGTCCATCCTTCACATTAGCAAATGCCTCGAGCGCAAAAAAGTTGAGTATGCAACTTGCCTACTCCAAGATAGggcattgacctggtggaataCTCTAGTGCAAACCCGAGGCCGTGCAGCAGCATATCAGCTAAGTTGGGAAGACCTAAAGAAGCTACtgatagaggagtattgtcccaaGGATGAACTTCAGAAGCTTGAATCTGAATTCTGGAACCATTCTATGGTTGGAACACAAATAGAGAAGTACACAGTCCGATTTCATGAACTAGCAAAACTGGTACCTCACATGGTTACTCCTGAGGAGAAATGGATAGATCGTTACATCTGGGGTCTGGCACCAGAGATTCGTGGAATGGTTACTTCAACAAATCCAACTACTATTCAGAGTGCAGTAAGTCTAGCAAATCGATTAACCAATGATGTGATAAGGATGGGAGCACCAACAAAGGAAAACTCTAGTAGCAAGAGGAAGCCAGCAGATCAGGGAGAGAAGAAGTATGGAGGCAAGTCAGGGAGGAAGCAGAAAGCCTCAAGAAACTTTATGGTAAGAGCCCAGGAGCAAGAACCAGTGAAAACTCAGGAACAGGAAGTCATGGAAGTGCAGGAGCGAAAGCAGTACTTAGGACCGCTTCCGAAGTGcaataagtgtaacttccatcacaaggGAGCTTGCCCAGTGTGCCAAAACTGTAAACAAACAGGCCATTACTCGAAGTACTGTAAGCTGAATAAGGATGGAAAAAGGGCATGTTACGAGTGCGGGAGTACTGATCATCTCCGTAGAGCATGTCCCAAACTGAACAAGGCGCCTGGTAACAATGGACAAGGCCAAGCCAGGAAAAACTTCCAAGGAAATCAAGGTGGGCGGACAAGAGGTGTAGCCTTTGTGATTGGTGCAGAAGAAGCTCGTCAGAACCCTGAGGTGATAACAGGTACATTTATCCTGAACAACCATTTTGCATAA